In Scatophagus argus isolate fScaArg1 chromosome 5, fScaArg1.pri, whole genome shotgun sequence, a genomic segment contains:
- the LOC124059858 gene encoding extracellular calcium-sensing receptor-like has translation MDKPLPLQCTSLNFRGFQFAQAMLFAIEEINNSTSLLPGISLGYKLYDACGSIARGVRVTLSLINGNDVVAAPIEAACTRSSQVPAIIGGTSSSPCVAIATLIGSFHIPVISHFATCACLSDKTKYPSFLRTIPSDYYQSRALAQLVKHFGWTWIGAIRTNDDYGNKGMATFTETAQQLGICLEYSVSFIRVDPPDKIQKIIEIIKTSTSKVIVAFLSHLDMDLLIHELSLHNLTGYQWVGTEAWIFDSQTAAMDKHHILDGAIGLSIPKAHVSGMREFMLDVKPLNFSGYELFTEFWETLFSCKFKSLAENQSECTGHEDLTQIQNSFIDMSLMPLFYNVYKGVYAVAHALHGVLNCNKKCDKKVQLNPFTILENIKMIQFKTKEGDEVYFNENGDPAAKYEIINWQPTENGIVDFVTVGLYDASLPADQQLNLQNKSLIWAQNSEQVPLSVCSDKCPPGTRKVLQKGKPVCCYDCIRCAEGEISNIKDSITCVRCDPDFWSNERRDACAKKETEFLSYEEVMGALLTAASLFGTCMTAVVILIFFRYRQTPIVRANNSELSFLLLFSLTLCFLCSLTFIGRPSEWSCMLRHTAFGITFVLCMSCVLGKTIVVLMAFRATLPGSKVMKWFGPAQQKLSVLGFTVIQVVICVLWLTISPPFPFKNFKTFKDKIILECALGSAVGFWAVLGYIGLLAMLCFILAFLARKLPDNFNEAKFITFSMLIFCAVWITFIPAYVSSPGKFSVAVEIFAILASSFGLLICIFIPKCYIILMKPEKNTKKNMMGKGAPKSS, from the exons ATGGACAAACCGCTGCCACTGCAATGCACCAG TTTGAATTTCAGAGGGTTCCAGTTTGCCCAGGCTATGCTCTTTGCCATtgaggaaataaataacagcacaaGTTTATTGCCTGGCATCTCTTTGGGCTATAAACTTTATGACGCCTGTGGTTCCATTGCCAGAGGTGTGAGGGTCACATTGTCCTTGATTAATGGTAATGATGTGGTAGCTGCTCCCATTGAGGCAGCATGTACCAGGTCTTCCCAAGTGCCGGCTATTATAGGAGgcacctcttcctctccttgCGTGGCCATAGCTACTCTCATTGGATCGTTTCATATCCCAGTG atcaGCCACTTTGCTACTTGTGCTTGTCTCAGTGATAAAACCAAGTACCCATCCTTCCTCAGAACAATACCCAGTGACTACTACCAGAGCAGAGCTTTGGCCCAGCTGGTCAAGCACTTTGGTTGGACTTGGATTGGAGCTATTAGAACAAATGATGATTATGGCAATAAGGGCATGGCCACATTTACAGAAACTGCCCAGCAGCTGGGCATCTGCCTGGAGTACTCTGTGTCTTTCATTCGAGTAGATCCAccagacaaaatacaaaagataaTTGAAATTATCAAGACTTCCACTTCCAAAGTGATTGTTGCTTTCCTCTCTCACTTGGATATGGATTTGCTGATACACGAGTTGTCTCTACACAACCTGACAGGGTACCAGTGGGTAGGCACTGAGGCCTGGATATTTGATTCCCAAACTGCAGCCATGGACAAGCATCACATCCTGGATGGTGCCATAGGCCTGTCCATCCCCAAAGCACATGTCAGTGGCATGAGAGAGTTCATGTTGGATGTGAAGCCACTCAATTTTTCTGGCTATGAATTGTTTACAGAGTTTTGGGAGACTTTATTTAGCTGTAAATTCAAGTCATTAGCAGAGAATCAGAGTGAGTGTACTGGGCATGAAGATCTGACTCAGATCCAAAACAGCTTCATTGATATGTCACTCATGCCTCTCTTTTACAATGTCTATAAAGGAGTGTATGCTGTGGCCCACGCACTTCATGGTGTTCTTAACTGtaataaaaaatgtgacaaaaaggTGCAGCTAAATCCATTCACT ATcttagaaaacataaaaatgattcagttcaaaacaaaggaaggagatgaggtttattttaatgagaatgGAGACCCAGCAGCAAAGTATGAAATTATAAACTGGCAGCCAACAGAAAATGGCATTGTGGACTTTGTCACAGTTGGTCTTTATGATGCATCTTTGCCAGCAGATCAACAGCTGAATCTGCAAAATAAGTCTTTAATTTGGGCACAGAACTCAGAACAG GTGCCTTTGTCAGTTTGCAGTGACAAATGTCCTCCAGGAACTCGCAAGGTTTTGCAGAAAGGAAAGCCTGTCTGCTGCTATGACTGTATAAGATGTGCAGAGGGAGAAATAAGCAACATTAAAG attCTATCACCTGTGTGAGATGTGATCCTGACTTCTGGtcaaatgagagaagagatgCCTGTGCAAAGAAGGAGACAGAGTTTCTATCATATGAAGAGGTCATGGGAGCACTGCTCACTGCTGCCTCACTGTTTGGAACATGTATGACTGCTGTTGTGATATTGATTTTCTTCAGATACAGGCAGACTCCTattgtcagggccaacaactctgagctgagcttcctgctgctcttctccttgactctgtgtttcctgtgttcccTGACCTTCATCGGTCGGCCCTCTgagtggtcctgcatgctgcgaCACACTGCATTTGGGATCACCTTTGTCCTCTGTATGTCTTGTGTTCTGGGGAAAACAATAGTGGTGTTGATGGCCTTCAGGGCCACACTTCCAGGTAGTAAAGTGATGAAATGGTTTGGGCCTGCACAGCAGAAACTCAGTGTTCTGGGTTTCACTGTCATACAAGTTGTCATATGTGTCCTCTGGTTAACAATTTCACCTCCTTTTCCCTTTAAGAATTTTAAGACCTTCAAGGACAAAATCATCTTAGAGTGCGCTCTGGGCTCAGCTGTAGGCTTTTGGGCTGTGCTTGGATACATCGGACTTCTGGCCATGTTATGTTTTATTCTTGCTTTTCTTGCTCGTAAACTGCCTGATAATTTCAATGAAGCTAAGTTTATCACctttagcatgctgatattctgTGCTGTATGGATCACTTTTATCCCAgcgtatgtcagctctcctgggaagttcagtgttgctgtggagatatttgctATTCTGGCTTCAAGTTTTGGGctgctgatttgtatttttattccaaaatgttATATCATCTTAATGAAACCAGAGAAGAATACGAAAAAGAACATGATGGGGAAGGGGGCACCAAAATCTTCTTGA